Proteins from a genomic interval of Chanodichthys erythropterus isolate Z2021 chromosome 8, ASM2448905v1, whole genome shotgun sequence:
- the dyrk2 gene encoding dual specificity tyrosine-phosphorylation-regulated kinase 2 isoform X3: MNDHLHVGNQQQIHVQQLFEENSNKRTVLTAQPNGLTPVGRAGLAMPEKQQESSQCRQGSSTSIKSTESKPKPAPLTPEQAMKQYMSKLSVFEHQEIFSYPEIYFIGPNAKKRQGVVGGSNNGGYDDDQGSYIHVPHDHISYRYEVLKVIGKGSFGQVVKAYDHKNHQQVALKMVRNEKRFHRQAAEEIRILEHLRKQDKDSTMNVIHMLENFTFRNHICMTFELLSMNLYELIKKNKFQGFSLPLVRKFAHSILQCLDSLHKNRIIHCDLKPENILLKQQGRSGIKVIDFGSSCYEHQRVYTYIQSRFYRAPEVILGARYGMPIDMWSLGCILAELLTGYPLLPGEDEGDQLACVIELLGMPSQKLLDSSKRAKNFISSKGYPRYCTVTTLPDGSVVLNGGRSRRGKLRGPPGSRDWVTALKGSDDPLFLDFLKQCLEWDPSLRMTPSQALRHPWLRRRLPKPPTGEKTTVKRITEGTGAITSISKLPPPSGSATKLRTNLAQMTDANGNIQQRTVLPKLVS, from the coding sequence ATGAATGACCATCTGCACGTCGGGAATCAACAGCAGATCCACGTTCAGCAGCTGTTTGAGGAGAACAGCAACAAACGGACAGTGCTGACTGCACAACCCAACGGGTTGACACCTGTAGGTAGAGCAGGCCTGGCCATGCCGGAGAAGCAGCAAGAAAGCAGCCAGTGTCGACAAGGCAGCTCAACTTCCATCAAATCAACTGAAAGCAAACCTAAGCCAGCGCCTTTGACTCCTGAGCAGGCCATGAAACAGTACATGTCTAAGCTTTCAGTGTTTGAACACCAAGAGATCTTCAGCTACCCTGAGATCTATTTTATAGGTCCAAATGCGAAGAAAAGACAAGGTGTAGTTGGGGGGTCTAACAATGGAGGTTATGACGATGATCAGGGCTCCTACATTCATGTGCCCCATGACCACATATCATATAGGTATGAGGTATTAAAGGTTATTGGTAAAGGCAGTTTTGGCCAGGTGGTGAAGGCCTATGACCACAAGAACCACCAGCAGGTGGCCCTGAAAATGGTGCGTAATGAAAAGCGATTCCATCGCCAAGCAGCTGAGGAAATTCGCATTCTGGAACATTTGCGCAAGCAGGATAAGGACTCCACCATGAATGTCATCCACATGCTGGAGAACTTTACATTCCGCAACCATATCTGCATGACGTTTGAGTTGCTCAGCATGAACCTCTATGAGCTCATCAAGAAAAACAAGTTTCAGGGCTTTAGTTTGCCACTAGTGCGCAAGTTTGCACACTCCATCTTGCAGTGTCTGGACTCCCTGCACAAGAACAGAATTATTCACTGCGACCTCAAGCCTGAGAATATCCTTCTGAAGCAGCAGGGGCGCAGTGGGATAAAAGTGATTGACTTTGGCTCCAGCTGTTATGAGCATCAACGGGTCTACACTTACATCCAGTCACGCTTCTACAGGGCCCCAGAGGTCATTCTGGGTGCTCGATACGGGATGCCAATTGATATGTGGAGCTTAGGCTGTATCTTAGCGGAATTACTTACAGGGTACCCTCTTTTGCCTGGAGAAGATGAAGGGGACCAACTAGCCTGTGTCATAGAGCTGTTGGGTATGCCCTCTCAGAAGCTGCTGGATTCATCCAAGAGAGCAAAAAATTTTATCAGTTCGAAGGGATATCCTCGTTATTGCACAGTCACAACCTTACCTGATGGCTCAGTGGTGTTGAATGGGGGAAGGTCACGTAGGGGCAAACTCAGAGGTCCACCAGGCAGCAGGGACTGGGTGACAGCACTTAAAGGCAGTGATGACCCCCTCTTCTTGGACTTTCTCAAACAGTGTCTAGAGTGGGACCCGTCCCTGCGTATGACCCCTAGTCAGGCCCTCCGCCACCCATGGCTCAGAAGACGCTTGCCAAAACCTCCCACTGGGGAGAAAACCACCGTAAAGCGGATCACTGAGGGTACTGGTGCTATAACTTCAATCTCCAAATTACCTCCCCCTTCTGGCTCAGCCACAAAGTTAAGGACTAACTTGGCACAAATGACTGATGCCAATGGGAATATACAACAAAGGACAGTGTTGCCAAAATTAGTCAGCTGA
- the dyrk2 gene encoding dual specificity tyrosine-phosphorylation-regulated kinase 2 isoform X2 encodes MLHNACKGGEICQLQSSPGLGIGGPRAGAGTEATSPVTLPPLRNSNSLTAGGNKHTMNDHLHVGNQQQIHVQQLFEENSNKRTVLTAQPNGLTPVGRAGLAMPEKQQESSQCRQGSSTSIKSTESKPKPAPLTPEQAMKQYMSKLSVFEHQEIFSYPEIYFIGPNAKKRQGVVGGSNNGGYDDDQGSYIHVPHDHISYRYEVLKVIGKGSFGQVVKAYDHKNHQQVALKMVRNEKRFHRQAAEEIRILEHLRKQDKDSTMNVIHMLENFTFRNHICMTFELLSMNLYELIKKNKFQGFSLPLVRKFAHSILQCLDSLHKNRIIHCDLKPENILLKQQGRSGIKVIDFGSSCYEHQRVYTYIQSRFYRAPEVILGARYGMPIDMWSLGCILAELLTGYPLLPGEDEGDQLACVIELLGMPSQKLLDSSKRAKNFISSKGYPRYCTVTTLPDGSVVLNGGRSRRGKLRGPPGSRDWVTALKGSDDPLFLDFLKQCLEWDPSLRMTPSQALRHPWLRRRLPKPPTGEKTTVKRITEGTGAITSISKLPPPSGSATKLRTNLAQMTDANGNIQQRTVLPKLVS; translated from the exons ATGCTCCATAACGCTT GCAAAGGGGGTGAGATTTGCCAGCTACAGTCTTCCCCCGGACTGGGCATAGGGGGTCCCCGGGCTGGAGCAGGGACTGAAGCCACATCACCCGTCACATTACCACCACTCAGGAACAGCAACTCTCTCACG GCTGGAGGCAATAAGCACACAATGAATGACCATCTGCACGTCGGGAATCAACAGCAGATCCACGTTCAGCAGCTGTTTGAGGAGAACAGCAACAAACGGACAGTGCTGACTGCACAACCCAACGGGTTGACACCTGTAGGTAGAGCAGGCCTGGCCATGCCGGAGAAGCAGCAAGAAAGCAGCCAGTGTCGACAAGGCAGCTCAACTTCCATCAAATCAACTGAAAGCAAACCTAAGCCAGCGCCTTTGACTCCTGAGCAGGCCATGAAACAGTACATGTCTAAGCTTTCAGTGTTTGAACACCAAGAGATCTTCAGCTACCCTGAGATCTATTTTATAGGTCCAAATGCGAAGAAAAGACAAGGTGTAGTTGGGGGGTCTAACAATGGAGGTTATGACGATGATCAGGGCTCCTACATTCATGTGCCCCATGACCACATATCATATAGGTATGAGGTATTAAAGGTTATTGGTAAAGGCAGTTTTGGCCAGGTGGTGAAGGCCTATGACCACAAGAACCACCAGCAGGTGGCCCTGAAAATGGTGCGTAATGAAAAGCGATTCCATCGCCAAGCAGCTGAGGAAATTCGCATTCTGGAACATTTGCGCAAGCAGGATAAGGACTCCACCATGAATGTCATCCACATGCTGGAGAACTTTACATTCCGCAACCATATCTGCATGACGTTTGAGTTGCTCAGCATGAACCTCTATGAGCTCATCAAGAAAAACAAGTTTCAGGGCTTTAGTTTGCCACTAGTGCGCAAGTTTGCACACTCCATCTTGCAGTGTCTGGACTCCCTGCACAAGAACAGAATTATTCACTGCGACCTCAAGCCTGAGAATATCCTTCTGAAGCAGCAGGGGCGCAGTGGGATAAAAGTGATTGACTTTGGCTCCAGCTGTTATGAGCATCAACGGGTCTACACTTACATCCAGTCACGCTTCTACAGGGCCCCAGAGGTCATTCTGGGTGCTCGATACGGGATGCCAATTGATATGTGGAGCTTAGGCTGTATCTTAGCGGAATTACTTACAGGGTACCCTCTTTTGCCTGGAGAAGATGAAGGGGACCAACTAGCCTGTGTCATAGAGCTGTTGGGTATGCCCTCTCAGAAGCTGCTGGATTCATCCAAGAGAGCAAAAAATTTTATCAGTTCGAAGGGATATCCTCGTTATTGCACAGTCACAACCTTACCTGATGGCTCAGTGGTGTTGAATGGGGGAAGGTCACGTAGGGGCAAACTCAGAGGTCCACCAGGCAGCAGGGACTGGGTGACAGCACTTAAAGGCAGTGATGACCCCCTCTTCTTGGACTTTCTCAAACAGTGTCTAGAGTGGGACCCGTCCCTGCGTATGACCCCTAGTCAGGCCCTCCGCCACCCATGGCTCAGAAGACGCTTGCCAAAACCTCCCACTGGGGAGAAAACCACCGTAAAGCGGATCACTGAGGGTACTGGTGCTATAACTTCAATCTCCAAATTACCTCCCCCTTCTGGCTCAGCCACAAAGTTAAGGACTAACTTGGCACAAATGACTGATGCCAATGGGAATATACAACAAAGGACAGTGTTGCCAAAATTAGTCAGCTGA
- the dyrk2 gene encoding dual specificity tyrosine-phosphorylation-regulated kinase 2 isoform X1, which yields MLTKKPCAAATAVYPTGKGGEICQLQSSPGLGIGGPRAGAGTEATSPVTLPPLRNSNSLTAGGNKHTMNDHLHVGNQQQIHVQQLFEENSNKRTVLTAQPNGLTPVGRAGLAMPEKQQESSQCRQGSSTSIKSTESKPKPAPLTPEQAMKQYMSKLSVFEHQEIFSYPEIYFIGPNAKKRQGVVGGSNNGGYDDDQGSYIHVPHDHISYRYEVLKVIGKGSFGQVVKAYDHKNHQQVALKMVRNEKRFHRQAAEEIRILEHLRKQDKDSTMNVIHMLENFTFRNHICMTFELLSMNLYELIKKNKFQGFSLPLVRKFAHSILQCLDSLHKNRIIHCDLKPENILLKQQGRSGIKVIDFGSSCYEHQRVYTYIQSRFYRAPEVILGARYGMPIDMWSLGCILAELLTGYPLLPGEDEGDQLACVIELLGMPSQKLLDSSKRAKNFISSKGYPRYCTVTTLPDGSVVLNGGRSRRGKLRGPPGSRDWVTALKGSDDPLFLDFLKQCLEWDPSLRMTPSQALRHPWLRRRLPKPPTGEKTTVKRITEGTGAITSISKLPPPSGSATKLRTNLAQMTDANGNIQQRTVLPKLVS from the exons ATGTTAACCAAGAAACCTTGCGCTGCTGCTACTGCTGTCTACCCGACTG GCAAAGGGGGTGAGATTTGCCAGCTACAGTCTTCCCCCGGACTGGGCATAGGGGGTCCCCGGGCTGGAGCAGGGACTGAAGCCACATCACCCGTCACATTACCACCACTCAGGAACAGCAACTCTCTCACG GCTGGAGGCAATAAGCACACAATGAATGACCATCTGCACGTCGGGAATCAACAGCAGATCCACGTTCAGCAGCTGTTTGAGGAGAACAGCAACAAACGGACAGTGCTGACTGCACAACCCAACGGGTTGACACCTGTAGGTAGAGCAGGCCTGGCCATGCCGGAGAAGCAGCAAGAAAGCAGCCAGTGTCGACAAGGCAGCTCAACTTCCATCAAATCAACTGAAAGCAAACCTAAGCCAGCGCCTTTGACTCCTGAGCAGGCCATGAAACAGTACATGTCTAAGCTTTCAGTGTTTGAACACCAAGAGATCTTCAGCTACCCTGAGATCTATTTTATAGGTCCAAATGCGAAGAAAAGACAAGGTGTAGTTGGGGGGTCTAACAATGGAGGTTATGACGATGATCAGGGCTCCTACATTCATGTGCCCCATGACCACATATCATATAGGTATGAGGTATTAAAGGTTATTGGTAAAGGCAGTTTTGGCCAGGTGGTGAAGGCCTATGACCACAAGAACCACCAGCAGGTGGCCCTGAAAATGGTGCGTAATGAAAAGCGATTCCATCGCCAAGCAGCTGAGGAAATTCGCATTCTGGAACATTTGCGCAAGCAGGATAAGGACTCCACCATGAATGTCATCCACATGCTGGAGAACTTTACATTCCGCAACCATATCTGCATGACGTTTGAGTTGCTCAGCATGAACCTCTATGAGCTCATCAAGAAAAACAAGTTTCAGGGCTTTAGTTTGCCACTAGTGCGCAAGTTTGCACACTCCATCTTGCAGTGTCTGGACTCCCTGCACAAGAACAGAATTATTCACTGCGACCTCAAGCCTGAGAATATCCTTCTGAAGCAGCAGGGGCGCAGTGGGATAAAAGTGATTGACTTTGGCTCCAGCTGTTATGAGCATCAACGGGTCTACACTTACATCCAGTCACGCTTCTACAGGGCCCCAGAGGTCATTCTGGGTGCTCGATACGGGATGCCAATTGATATGTGGAGCTTAGGCTGTATCTTAGCGGAATTACTTACAGGGTACCCTCTTTTGCCTGGAGAAGATGAAGGGGACCAACTAGCCTGTGTCATAGAGCTGTTGGGTATGCCCTCTCAGAAGCTGCTGGATTCATCCAAGAGAGCAAAAAATTTTATCAGTTCGAAGGGATATCCTCGTTATTGCACAGTCACAACCTTACCTGATGGCTCAGTGGTGTTGAATGGGGGAAGGTCACGTAGGGGCAAACTCAGAGGTCCACCAGGCAGCAGGGACTGGGTGACAGCACTTAAAGGCAGTGATGACCCCCTCTTCTTGGACTTTCTCAAACAGTGTCTAGAGTGGGACCCGTCCCTGCGTATGACCCCTAGTCAGGCCCTCCGCCACCCATGGCTCAGAAGACGCTTGCCAAAACCTCCCACTGGGGAGAAAACCACCGTAAAGCGGATCACTGAGGGTACTGGTGCTATAACTTCAATCTCCAAATTACCTCCCCCTTCTGGCTCAGCCACAAAGTTAAGGACTAACTTGGCACAAATGACTGATGCCAATGGGAATATACAACAAAGGACAGTGTTGCCAAAATTAGTCAGCTGA